A single Xylanimonas cellulosilytica DSM 15894 DNA region contains:
- a CDS encoding Eco57I restriction-modification methylase domain-containing protein: MTRGTPPRRPRARTATEQHRAWLELVDRDGPFLAIPALKRVWPQGIGSISDDARDSLRDAKPDFDRAWDAWLNRPDSDEVLEQYRGARDKWVHSVLQDVAGWGKFLTWEAAALPGGTPRAASPSRAVTVEATGAFVRKDDVAALVFVIDPVASLRDPSDDLWSASAIDRMDAMLRSSGHRIGIVTDGRWWGVVSAQPETMTASGVVDAQTWIEESDVRDAFFALIDPLRLAGGKECDRLAALFAESVTAAEEITVALGTQVRRAVELLVSAFSESALAASEQGHDDPLPANRDLVYEGAVTAMMRVVFLLFAEERSMMPQSALFTEGYGVSGELDKLDARAREEGSEALDGTHHAWHRLLATTQALYSGVTSEDMRLPAYGGSLFDAERFPFLTARDERGALSVAVSDRVMLEVLRAVQYAAVRGENRRISFRDVDVEQIGYIYEGLLGYTARDVDMVTVGLIGKEGEEPEIPLDTLDDLYEAALDDADFAAALVKWVKENQSAATGRTAAAIKKALAPQNAPDDAERALLAVAPGDANLREHLRGYIGIIRRDLRNRPVVIRPGGLAVVETPSRANSGAHYTPKSLAREVVLNALEPLVYQPGPHQTADQSQWKLLSSTELLNLNVADIACGSGAFLVAAAEYLAERLVEAWHAEGVVSGSAHELSISARRYVVANCLYGADINGMAVEMCKLSLWLVSLDPALPFSFVDDRVLHGNSLLGITNTKQLEALHIDPSRAKTFQSERAAAQRYSTGTLFGEGSEALGIEMLDVRGVLRRAIDLRRRLADPVAESDPQRSTAAKRRLWRDYQALTATLSHVADGVIASGLALSGKPGRALDEAFETLRIGVDRAYAHGGAMDPTMLSGTVVAGLTPTVRTDHLQWKPLHWVLAVPDVMERGGFDAIIGNPPFLGGKKISGSSGKNFREFLVNTIAGGRAGEADLVAYFLLRAVELLAPNGCLGLIASESIGEGESRRVALDHLVGDSFTLYRADKRRKWPTEASVHVSVLWATKSAGFTGERCLDGAIVEGITSSLERITRVSGTPLRLLENQGLSFMGSILSGKGFILSGAERSALIARDPLSEPVIRPMFTAKEVNEYSDVTPVNWVIDFEAMSLGEAMSFPGAFARVERLVKPVREKVKKKQYRDRWWLFAERGRNLYKQLSRIDHALGIVLTSDTMMPARLPTTGIITNSIGVICLPSFAHLAVLSSSVHQVWAMRWGSSLDAATRYTTSDVFETFPLPVVTPNLETLGETLDLERREIMRRRGLGLTSLYKLVNSQSDRSDADVVRLRHVHAEISDEVLAAYGWDDIRADHGFHTYRNMERWTVNSAVRVEILDRLLEENHRRGAAQAIGPAGDSVDEDGDEE, translated from the coding sequence ATGACCCGCGGCACCCCGCCCCGCCGCCCCCGCGCACGCACCGCCACCGAGCAGCATCGGGCATGGCTCGAGCTCGTCGACCGCGATGGGCCCTTCCTCGCGATCCCGGCGCTCAAGCGAGTGTGGCCGCAGGGGATCGGGTCGATCTCCGACGATGCAAGAGACTCCCTCCGCGACGCAAAGCCGGACTTCGACCGCGCCTGGGACGCGTGGCTCAATCGACCCGACTCCGACGAGGTGCTGGAGCAGTACCGCGGCGCCCGCGACAAGTGGGTGCACTCGGTGCTCCAGGACGTTGCCGGGTGGGGCAAGTTCCTGACGTGGGAGGCCGCCGCGCTGCCCGGCGGGACGCCGCGCGCCGCGTCCCCCAGCCGCGCGGTGACGGTCGAGGCGACGGGCGCCTTCGTTCGTAAGGACGACGTCGCAGCGCTCGTGTTCGTTATCGATCCCGTCGCGTCTCTGCGCGACCCGTCCGACGACCTGTGGTCCGCCAGCGCGATCGACCGAATGGACGCGATGCTGCGCTCATCCGGGCACAGGATCGGCATCGTCACCGATGGGCGATGGTGGGGCGTGGTTTCCGCGCAGCCCGAGACAATGACGGCGTCTGGCGTCGTTGACGCGCAGACGTGGATCGAGGAAAGCGACGTCCGCGACGCGTTCTTCGCGCTGATCGACCCGTTGCGGCTTGCCGGTGGTAAGGAGTGCGACCGCCTCGCTGCGCTGTTCGCGGAGTCCGTGACCGCGGCGGAAGAGATCACCGTCGCGCTTGGCACCCAGGTACGCCGAGCAGTGGAGCTTCTCGTGTCGGCGTTCTCGGAGTCGGCGCTCGCGGCGAGCGAGCAAGGGCACGACGACCCGCTGCCGGCCAACCGCGACCTTGTCTACGAGGGTGCTGTCACCGCAATGATGCGCGTCGTCTTCCTCCTCTTCGCCGAAGAGCGCTCGATGATGCCGCAGTCCGCCCTCTTCACGGAGGGCTACGGCGTCAGCGGCGAGCTCGACAAGCTCGACGCGCGCGCCCGTGAAGAGGGGTCTGAAGCCCTCGATGGCACGCACCACGCCTGGCACCGGCTCCTCGCGACCACTCAGGCGCTCTACTCCGGCGTGACCAGCGAAGACATGCGATTGCCCGCATACGGGGGCTCGCTGTTCGACGCCGAACGGTTCCCGTTCCTCACCGCGCGCGACGAGCGCGGCGCGCTAAGCGTCGCCGTGAGCGACCGCGTGATGCTCGAGGTGCTGCGTGCCGTCCAGTACGCCGCGGTGCGCGGCGAGAACCGCCGCATCTCGTTCCGCGACGTCGACGTCGAGCAGATCGGCTACATCTACGAGGGCCTGCTCGGCTACACCGCGCGCGACGTCGACATGGTGACGGTTGGTCTCATCGGCAAGGAGGGTGAGGAACCGGAGATCCCGCTCGACACGCTCGACGACCTGTACGAGGCGGCTCTCGATGACGCCGACTTCGCCGCGGCTCTCGTCAAGTGGGTCAAGGAGAACCAGTCGGCGGCCACCGGGAGGACCGCGGCAGCGATCAAGAAGGCGCTTGCGCCGCAGAACGCTCCGGACGATGCCGAGCGCGCTCTCCTCGCGGTCGCACCAGGCGACGCCAACCTTCGGGAGCACCTGCGCGGATACATCGGCATCATCCGGCGCGACCTTCGCAACAGGCCGGTCGTGATCCGCCCGGGCGGCCTCGCAGTGGTCGAGACGCCGTCACGGGCGAACTCAGGCGCGCACTACACGCCGAAGTCGCTCGCACGGGAAGTGGTGCTGAACGCGCTCGAGCCGCTCGTCTACCAGCCGGGTCCGCACCAGACCGCCGACCAGAGCCAGTGGAAGTTGCTCAGCTCGACCGAGCTCCTCAACCTCAACGTCGCCGACATCGCATGTGGTTCCGGGGCGTTCCTCGTCGCGGCCGCTGAGTATCTCGCTGAGCGACTGGTCGAGGCCTGGCATGCGGAAGGCGTCGTGTCGGGTTCGGCGCATGAACTGAGCATCAGTGCTCGCCGATACGTCGTGGCGAACTGTCTCTATGGTGCCGACATCAACGGCATGGCCGTCGAGATGTGCAAGCTCTCACTCTGGCTCGTCTCGCTTGACCCGGCGCTGCCGTTTAGCTTCGTCGATGACAGGGTGCTGCACGGAAACTCGCTACTCGGCATAACCAACACCAAGCAACTCGAGGCGCTGCACATCGACCCAAGTCGGGCAAAGACGTTCCAGTCCGAGCGGGCTGCCGCACAGCGATACTCGACTGGAACCCTGTTCGGAGAAGGCTCTGAGGCGCTTGGCATTGAGATGCTCGATGTGCGAGGCGTGCTGCGGCGGGCCATCGATCTGCGGCGTCGGCTCGCCGATCCGGTTGCGGAAAGCGATCCGCAGCGGTCCACGGCCGCAAAGCGACGGCTTTGGCGCGACTACCAGGCCCTAACAGCAACGCTCTCTCATGTCGCGGACGGGGTGATTGCTTCGGGCCTGGCCCTTAGCGGTAAGCCCGGCCGCGCGCTGGACGAAGCATTCGAAACGCTGCGCATCGGGGTCGACCGCGCGTACGCGCACGGGGGAGCGATGGACCCGACCATGCTCTCCGGAACTGTCGTCGCTGGGTTGACACCAACAGTCCGCACTGACCATCTTCAATGGAAGCCGCTTCATTGGGTACTCGCAGTACCTGACGTCATGGAGCGTGGTGGGTTCGATGCAATCATCGGAAACCCGCCGTTTCTCGGTGGCAAGAAGATATCAGGTTCAAGCGGCAAGAACTTTCGGGAGTTCCTGGTTAACACAATTGCCGGCGGCCGTGCGGGCGAGGCCGACCTGGTTGCGTATTTCCTATTGCGGGCCGTCGAGCTTCTTGCGCCTAATGGGTGTCTCGGATTGATCGCCTCGGAGTCGATTGGCGAGGGTGAGAGTAGGCGAGTAGCCCTCGATCATCTTGTTGGCGACTCCTTCACACTGTATCGAGCCGACAAGCGACGGAAGTGGCCAACCGAGGCATCGGTTCACGTGTCCGTACTCTGGGCGACCAAGTCCGCTGGATTCACGGGGGAACGTTGCCTCGACGGAGCGATCGTTGAAGGAATCACTTCAAGCCTTGAGCGGATCACACGAGTCTCTGGTACGCCGCTGCGGCTTCTGGAGAACCAGGGCCTAAGCTTCATGGGATCCATCCTGTCAGGGAAGGGCTTCATCCTCTCTGGCGCAGAGCGGAGTGCGCTAATCGCACGGGATCCGTTGAGTGAACCGGTCATCCGCCCGATGTTCACTGCTAAGGAAGTGAATGAGTACTCCGATGTGACTCCTGTGAACTGGGTTATTGACTTTGAGGCGATGTCGCTCGGTGAGGCAATGTCCTTTCCGGGTGCATTCGCACGGGTCGAACGGTTGGTGAAGCCCGTGCGCGAGAAGGTAAAGAAGAAGCAGTACAGAGATCGCTGGTGGTTGTTCGCGGAGCGGGGAAGGAACCTGTACAAGCAGCTATCCCGGATAGATCACGCGCTTGGGATCGTACTCACAAGCGACACCATGATGCCTGCGCGGTTGCCAACTACCGGCATTATTACGAATTCTATCGGCGTAATCTGCCTTCCGTCGTTTGCTCATCTCGCGGTCCTCTCATCGAGCGTTCATCAGGTCTGGGCGATGCGGTGGGGTTCGAGCCTCGATGCGGCGACGCGCTACACGACATCGGATGTATTCGAGACGTTCCCGCTTCCAGTTGTGACTCCAAACCTTGAGACTCTCGGCGAGACGCTCGATCTCGAAAGGCGAGAGATAATGCGGCGGCGAGGTCTCGGACTGACCTCTCTGTACAAGCTTGTCAATAGCCAATCTGACCGGAGTGACGCTGACGTAGTGCGGCTTCGGCATGTCCATGCCGAGATCAGTGACGAAGTGTTGGCTGCGTACGGATGGGACGATATTCGCGCAGACCATGGCTTCCACACGTATCGCAACATGGAGCGCTGGACCGTTAATTCAGCGGTGCGTGTCGAGATCCTCGATCGCCTACTCGAGGAGAACCATCGCCGGGGCGCAGCGCAGGCGATTGGGCCTGCCGGGGATTCGGTCGACGAGGACGGTGATGAAGAGTGA
- the drmD gene encoding DISARM system SNF2-like helicase DrmD: protein MSTPVDIEQTAPASVDGGLPLVPEPGQIVEVRGSRWAVANVAAQGLPRSPADEGRARIDHVVSLQSLDEDRMGEELTVIWELEVGHSVAPDQGLPVTIDGFDDPNRLAAFVDAVRWGAVTSADAGAFQAPFRSGANVEAYQLEPLRRALAAPRTNLLLADDVGLGKTIEAGLVIQELLLRHRARSVVIVCPPSLAVKWQDEMREKFGLEFVLVNSELMAEVRRSHGLNANPFRLFPRVIVSMAWLPGIRAQRLLREVYSSVGQPNSARRYAFDVLVVDEAHHVAPSSPTAVGKARGYAVDSKRTEAVRDLAKVCEHRLFLSATPHNGHTESFTALLEMIDNRRFSRGASVDAAALKEVTVRRLKRDIVEKGFKKRVLETIPFVPSDEEQAAFDKLNAILEASARANGRRGSGDIVSMLLKKRFLSSPFAFGTTLGSYLEAAAGSGAEWDDDEDEYYAEVMGSGQSDEEEGATEHPEFTALRQAKTTDRTSDPLVAATPQELAELRAWGLGFQDRPDSRLNALITWLDAICRPDSHWTNERVVIFTEYADTLTWIVGNLRQRGYGTDRLAVIEGSTDAEERELTRARFNADPAKESIRVLVATDAAGEGIDLQAFCHRLVNFDVPFNPSRLEQRIGRIDRYGQQHAPEVFQFLPDATSGTFAGDMDFMRRIAEKVANVADDLGSVNPVIDADIQNRFGRSETTAKRTKIADDGAKVINQQLAGGAELNRSLTQLANTYGEQKAAMHLTPANSRRVLDTALELTAQPALVEVGSDLTDAQVFEVPSLASSWQPALRGLDTRLRPGVPRPITFDDEALRDLVSDELVHVHLGHGLMQKASRILRSSLFSAESQMNRVTAVVVDGIEQSCVAAVSRLVLVGRGGLRLHEEVFLTGIRVRGQALAEAKVEALLEQTLDAENLALADPRILERLATEWNTDDGRLRSRLEAAVRRKADARQQAVAAELAKREAADTGRATEIFAAFRRNLTDSLQHLKALEKEAAETLFTLPEQQRQFRNDIRAMEDRLAVLSDEETREIAGIRERYTDVKPYVAAAAVVFALTPADAQQGDLA from the coding sequence GTGAGCACCCCGGTCGACATTGAGCAGACTGCCCCCGCCTCCGTCGACGGTGGCCTGCCGCTCGTACCCGAACCAGGTCAGATCGTCGAGGTCCGCGGCTCACGTTGGGCCGTCGCGAACGTGGCCGCTCAAGGACTCCCGCGTAGCCCCGCCGACGAAGGCCGGGCACGCATTGACCACGTGGTGAGCCTCCAGTCGCTGGACGAAGACCGCATGGGCGAGGAGCTCACGGTCATCTGGGAGCTGGAGGTCGGCCACTCCGTCGCCCCAGACCAGGGCCTCCCCGTCACGATCGATGGCTTTGATGACCCGAACCGTCTCGCCGCCTTCGTCGATGCTGTTCGTTGGGGTGCCGTCACGTCCGCCGATGCCGGCGCCTTCCAGGCCCCGTTCCGGTCGGGCGCCAACGTCGAGGCCTACCAGCTCGAACCGCTCCGCCGCGCGCTCGCCGCACCCCGCACGAACCTGCTCCTCGCCGACGACGTCGGCCTCGGCAAGACGATCGAGGCCGGGTTGGTGATCCAGGAGCTACTGCTCCGGCACCGAGCCCGCAGCGTCGTCATCGTCTGCCCGCCAAGCCTCGCGGTGAAGTGGCAGGACGAGATGCGTGAGAAGTTCGGCCTGGAGTTCGTGCTCGTCAACTCCGAGCTCATGGCTGAGGTGCGCCGCAGCCACGGGCTTAACGCCAACCCGTTCCGCCTCTTCCCGCGCGTCATCGTCTCGATGGCGTGGCTACCGGGCATCCGCGCGCAGCGCCTTCTGCGCGAGGTCTACTCCAGCGTTGGCCAGCCCAACAGTGCGCGCCGCTACGCGTTCGACGTCCTGGTCGTCGACGAGGCGCACCATGTCGCGCCATCTAGCCCGACGGCGGTCGGCAAGGCACGCGGCTACGCGGTCGACTCCAAGCGCACCGAGGCGGTACGCGACCTCGCGAAGGTCTGCGAGCACCGCCTGTTCCTGTCGGCCACTCCGCACAACGGCCACACGGAGTCATTCACGGCGCTTCTCGAGATGATCGACAACCGACGCTTCTCACGCGGCGCCTCCGTCGATGCCGCCGCCCTCAAGGAGGTCACCGTCAGGCGCCTCAAGCGGGACATCGTGGAGAAGGGCTTCAAGAAGCGCGTTCTCGAGACGATCCCCTTCGTGCCGAGTGACGAAGAGCAGGCCGCGTTCGACAAGCTCAACGCAATACTGGAGGCCTCCGCCCGCGCGAACGGCCGTCGGGGCAGTGGCGACATCGTCTCGATGCTCCTCAAGAAGCGCTTTCTCTCGAGCCCCTTCGCCTTCGGCACCACGCTCGGCAGCTACCTCGAGGCAGCGGCCGGCTCTGGCGCCGAGTGGGACGACGACGAGGACGAGTACTACGCGGAGGTCATGGGCAGCGGTCAGTCTGACGAGGAGGAGGGCGCGACCGAGCACCCCGAGTTCACCGCGCTGCGCCAGGCCAAGACCACCGACCGCACTAGCGACCCGCTCGTGGCCGCGACACCGCAGGAACTCGCGGAGCTGCGAGCGTGGGGCCTCGGGTTCCAAGACCGCCCTGACTCTCGCCTGAACGCGCTGATCACCTGGCTCGACGCGATCTGCCGCCCGGACAGTCACTGGACCAACGAGCGGGTCGTCATCTTTACCGAGTACGCCGACACTCTCACGTGGATCGTCGGGAACCTGCGCCAGCGCGGGTACGGCACCGACCGGCTCGCCGTGATCGAGGGCTCCACCGACGCCGAGGAGCGCGAGCTCACGCGCGCACGCTTCAACGCCGATCCCGCCAAGGAGAGCATCCGCGTGCTCGTGGCCACGGACGCCGCCGGGGAGGGCATCGACCTGCAAGCCTTCTGCCACCGCCTGGTGAACTTCGACGTGCCGTTCAACCCGTCGCGCCTCGAGCAGCGCATCGGTCGCATCGACAGGTACGGCCAGCAGCACGCCCCCGAGGTCTTCCAGTTCCTCCCGGACGCGACGTCGGGAACGTTCGCGGGCGACATGGACTTCATGCGTCGCATCGCCGAGAAGGTGGCAAACGTCGCCGACGATCTCGGGTCCGTGAACCCAGTGATCGACGCTGACATTCAGAACCGCTTCGGCCGCTCCGAGACGACAGCGAAGCGCACCAAGATTGCCGACGACGGCGCGAAGGTCATCAACCAGCAGCTCGCTGGCGGCGCCGAGCTCAACCGCAGCCTCACCCAGCTCGCCAACACCTACGGCGAGCAGAAGGCCGCGATGCACCTGACACCCGCCAACTCCCGCCGCGTGCTCGACACCGCGCTGGAGCTCACCGCGCAACCCGCCCTCGTGGAGGTCGGCTCCGACCTCACTGATGCCCAGGTGTTCGAGGTGCCCAGCCTCGCCAGCTCCTGGCAGCCGGCGCTCCGCGGCCTCGACACCCGCCTGCGCCCCGGCGTGCCGCGCCCCATCACATTCGACGACGAAGCCCTCCGTGACCTGGTCAGCGACGAGTTGGTGCACGTGCACCTGGGCCACGGGCTCATGCAGAAGGCGTCCCGCATCCTCCGCTCGAGCCTCTTTAGCGCGGAATCGCAGATGAACCGCGTTACCGCCGTGGTGGTCGACGGGATCGAACAGTCCTGCGTCGCAGCCGTTTCCCGGCTCGTCCTCGTCGGCCGCGGTGGACTCCGCCTTCACGAGGAGGTGTTCCTCACCGGTATCCGCGTTCGCGGTCAGGCGCTCGCGGAGGCCAAGGTCGAGGCGCTCCTTGAGCAAACGCTCGACGCAGAGAACCTCGCCCTCGCCGATCCGAGGATCCTCGAACGGCTCGCGACCGAGTGGAACACCGACGACGGCCGCCTGCGCTCGCGGCTTGAGGCTGCAGTGCGACGCAAAGCGGACGCCCGCCAGCAGGCTGTAGCCGCCGAGCTCGCGAAGCGCGAGGCCGCCGACACCGGCCGCGCGACCGAAATCTTCGCGGCGTTCCGCCGCAACCTCACCGACTCCCTCCAGCACCTCAAGGCGCTTGAGAAGGAAGCGGCCGAGACGCTGTTCACGCTGCCCGAACAGCAGCGCCAGTTCCGCAACGACATCCGCGCGATGGAAGACCGCCTCGCCGTTCTCTCCGACGAGGAGACTCGAGAGATCGCCGGCATTCGCGAGCGGTACACCGACGTCAAGCCGTATGTTGCGGCCGCCGCCGTGGTCTTCGCCTTGACCCCCGCCGACGCCCAGCAGGGAGACCTCGCATGA
- a CDS encoding UvrD-helicase domain-containing protein, whose amino-acid sequence MIFGPAPTLDGSIRPLAYTFLEKLRDDDTAPGLHIEPINGTVDPRIRTGRVNKFWRAVLVKVKGQATEAHYIYLGTYPHDDAISFAKTARVRVNPATGIAELIKADQESSPQVYEHTTTLRRAPEPAPPRGSSFFPESSQPLLAAKRVAMSDLLGLGLDASLAADAISATTEDELIEIAASGPAEWQGQAILELAAGTSIRDVRTMYSLDPVVGDVDSDESLLTALNHPAARMEFAYIEDDEVLRAAIEDDDFGRWRVFLHPEQQDYAFRDRRGSFRLSGGAGTGKTVVLLHRARHLARQNPHARIILTTYNKTLAQSLRDNLLTLDRSVRLAAEPGGEGVHITTVDAIAWRLLNRYREFGLPRAEAVATSIGARSTDVVPVTSANAWTTALRTAGWELADSLRQPGFLAAEYATVILPSRVMNLDHYQALARPGRGVALDKSKRTAIWQVVEAYRAVAAKAGTTDYDEKALIAATSLDLAERAGAARLADHVLVDETQDLMPARLILLRALAADGPNDLFIADDAHQRIYSPKVVLSKHGIDIRGRSRRLTLNYRTTAQNLRFGTSVLSGEELVDLEELEPTRVGYRSSRTGPAPAMAGYPSLDSAYDAAAATISGWLDVGTAPGAIGVLVRSGDEGTHLVDGLARRGTATRYISAKDVAQPGNVQVMTMHRCKGMEFKHVLLFGVSAEAMPARANSLPEGDRADAMQRERSLLYVAATRARDELVVMWDGQRSALLPEPV is encoded by the coding sequence GTGATCTTCGGCCCCGCCCCTACGCTCGACGGAAGCATTCGCCCGCTCGCTTACACGTTCCTCGAGAAGCTTCGAGACGACGACACCGCACCAGGGCTCCACATCGAGCCCATCAACGGCACCGTCGATCCGCGCATCCGGACGGGCCGCGTCAACAAGTTCTGGCGCGCCGTCCTGGTCAAGGTCAAGGGGCAGGCCACCGAGGCCCACTACATCTACCTGGGAACCTACCCGCACGACGACGCCATCTCGTTCGCCAAGACCGCGAGGGTGCGCGTGAACCCCGCCACGGGCATCGCGGAGCTCATCAAGGCAGACCAAGAGTCGTCTCCTCAGGTCTACGAGCACACGACGACGCTCCGCCGCGCCCCAGAGCCGGCGCCGCCCCGCGGCTCGTCGTTCTTCCCTGAGAGCTCCCAACCGCTGCTCGCCGCCAAGCGCGTCGCGATGTCGGACCTGCTTGGCCTGGGGCTCGACGCGTCTCTCGCCGCGGACGCGATCTCCGCGACGACCGAAGATGAGCTGATAGAGATCGCGGCGTCGGGACCGGCCGAGTGGCAGGGGCAGGCAATCCTCGAACTCGCCGCTGGAACCTCGATCCGCGACGTCCGGACGATGTACTCGCTCGATCCAGTCGTCGGCGATGTCGACTCGGACGAGAGCCTCCTCACAGCGCTCAACCACCCCGCCGCGCGCATGGAGTTCGCGTACATCGAGGATGACGAGGTCTTGCGCGCCGCCATCGAAGACGACGACTTCGGTCGGTGGCGCGTGTTCCTCCACCCCGAGCAGCAGGACTACGCGTTCCGCGACCGTCGGGGGTCGTTCCGCTTGTCTGGCGGCGCTGGGACGGGGAAGACCGTGGTGCTGCTCCACCGGGCACGCCACCTGGCAAGGCAGAACCCGCACGCCCGGATCATCCTGACGACCTACAACAAGACCCTCGCGCAGTCGCTCCGGGACAACCTGCTGACCCTCGACCGCTCTGTTCGACTCGCCGCCGAACCAGGCGGCGAGGGTGTTCACATCACGACCGTGGATGCGATCGCCTGGCGACTGCTCAATCGATACCGCGAGTTCGGGTTGCCGCGAGCTGAGGCAGTAGCCACCTCCATCGGGGCACGGAGCACGGACGTCGTCCCCGTTACAAGCGCGAACGCATGGACCACCGCGCTCCGGACGGCCGGCTGGGAGCTGGCAGACTCGCTACGGCAGCCGGGCTTCTTGGCCGCGGAGTATGCGACTGTCATCCTCCCGAGCCGGGTCATGAACCTCGATCACTACCAGGCACTGGCGCGGCCGGGCCGCGGCGTCGCACTCGACAAGTCCAAGCGCACGGCCATCTGGCAGGTGGTTGAGGCATACCGTGCAGTCGCGGCCAAGGCGGGGACGACGGACTACGACGAGAAGGCACTCATCGCTGCCACGAGCCTGGACCTCGCAGAGCGGGCGGGTGCTGCGCGCCTCGCCGACCACGTGCTGGTCGACGAGACGCAGGACCTCATGCCCGCACGTCTCATACTCCTGCGAGCCCTTGCCGCGGACGGTCCGAACGACCTCTTCATCGCCGACGACGCACATCAGCGCATCTATAGCCCCAAGGTCGTCCTGTCCAAGCACGGGATCGACATCCGGGGCCGCTCACGGCGCCTCACGCTGAACTACCGCACCACGGCACAGAACCTGCGCTTTGGAACGAGCGTCCTCTCGGGCGAGGAACTGGTCGACCTCGAGGAGCTCGAGCCGACCAGGGTCGGGTACCGCTCCTCGCGCACCGGACCGGCGCCCGCGATGGCTGGGTACCCGTCCCTCGACTCTGCGTACGACGCGGCCGCGGCGACCATTAGCGGCTGGCTCGACGTTGGTACAGCCCCCGGAGCCATAGGCGTTCTCGTGAGATCTGGCGACGAGGGCACACACCTGGTCGACGGCCTCGCCCGTCGGGGAACCGCGACTCGCTACATCTCCGCGAAGGACGTCGCGCAGCCGGGAAACGTTCAGGTCATGACGATGCACCGCTGCAAAGGGATGGAGTTCAAGCACGTCCTGCTGTTCGGCGTCTCCGCCGAAGCGATGCCCGCACGGGCCAACTCCCTGCCCGAGGGCGACCGAGCCGACGCCATGCAACGGGAACGGTCGCTGCTCTACGTAGCGGCGACGAGGGCGCGCGACGAGCTCGTGGTTATGTGGGATGGCCAACGCAGCGCCCTTCTTCCCGAGCCCGTCTAG
- a CDS encoding DUF6361 family protein, with translation MPSLIAWLDADVDEQTRMRDIIRLFTDRDSRDELGLSQVRDALSEGLFPGTTVLLTRARYLLFVPWCFQLAEGSSDPMAALVWHEKNLITSLKKSGSADLTGLMGARVGQDLQNVPSTIYWGTIRRLGIVADACTWKSDVFATSSAHVVGDDEAARKRASVWSHEMPVAPAGFPEAVGDAFAMTHEEAAWLRERILDRASGTLLAHLMDQRPKKASRTPWSDPGARSAVGPAGDLLRIAEAFSTAIQGASLLYNLLLAEEYELLVPEGQRTHQALTARYRDELASWADRIDAARVVTWDVAELWAWVYSVAKATIAPGTRAFVTDWVRLLRENDPRAIADDAEARDLVRRRERRQKGSMARLGNPKRLNAWSGAAGAGALTFRWTTARDIALDIHAGLDRDA, from the coding sequence GTGCCGTCACTGATCGCCTGGCTCGACGCTGACGTCGATGAGCAGACTCGTATGCGCGACATCATCCGGCTGTTCACGGACCGCGACAGTCGGGATGAGCTCGGCTTGAGTCAGGTGAGGGATGCACTCTCCGAGGGCTTGTTTCCTGGGACGACTGTTCTTCTGACTCGCGCGAGGTATCTGCTGTTCGTGCCCTGGTGCTTCCAGCTTGCCGAGGGATCGTCGGACCCGATGGCTGCTCTCGTGTGGCATGAGAAGAACCTGATCACCTCGCTCAAGAAGTCCGGGAGCGCGGACCTCACGGGTCTCATGGGGGCACGCGTCGGACAGGACCTGCAGAACGTCCCGTCGACGATCTACTGGGGCACGATCCGGCGGCTCGGCATCGTCGCTGACGCGTGCACGTGGAAATCGGACGTGTTTGCCACGTCCAGCGCCCACGTCGTCGGCGATGACGAGGCTGCTCGCAAACGAGCCAGCGTCTGGTCGCACGAGATGCCCGTGGCGCCGGCGGGATTTCCGGAGGCGGTCGGCGATGCCTTCGCGATGACCCACGAGGAGGCCGCCTGGCTTCGCGAGCGCATCCTCGACCGCGCATCCGGCACGCTGCTCGCGCATTTGATGGATCAGCGTCCAAAGAAGGCGAGCCGTACGCCTTGGAGCGATCCCGGCGCCCGGTCCGCCGTCGGACCGGCCGGCGACCTGCTCCGCATCGCCGAAGCGTTCTCCACCGCGATCCAGGGGGCGTCACTGCTCTACAACCTGCTGCTCGCGGAGGAGTACGAGCTCCTCGTCCCCGAGGGGCAACGGACGCACCAGGCGCTGACGGCCCGGTACCGCGACGAGCTCGCATCGTGGGCCGACCGCATCGACGCTGCTCGGGTCGTGACCTGGGACGTCGCCGAACTCTGGGCGTGGGTCTACTCGGTCGCGAAGGCAACGATCGCTCCCGGCACGCGCGCGTTTGTCACCGACTGGGTGCGCCTGCTTCGCGAGAACGACCCCCGTGCCATCGCCGACGACGCCGAAGCGCGCGACCTGGTGCGGCGACGGGAGAGACGTCAGAAGGGATCGATGGCTCGCCTCGGGAACCCCAAACGCCTCAACGCCTGGTCCGGCGCCGCGGGCGCCGGCGCGCTGACCTTCCGCTGGACCACCGCGCGCGACATCGCACTCGATATCCATGCGGGGCTCGACCGCGATGCTTGA